From Veillonella dispar, one genomic window encodes:
- a CDS encoding ABC transporter permease, protein MLDLVVGTITTGLLWSLLAVGVFITFRVLDVADLTVEGTFPMGAAISAILITSGMNPILSILIAGIGGMAAGAVTGWIHTKLKIPALLAGILTMIALYSINLHIMGKANVSLLRMDTIYTIIGSVLHTPNMWSAAIVGVIVAVVVCLLLFWFFGTEIGTALRATGVNPQMIRAQGVNTDNMIVLGLLISNGFVGMSGALIGQFQGFADVGMGIGTIVIGLASVIIGEVVFGTKSFVRSLIAVVLGSIVYRIVIAAVLYMGMPPNDLKLFTAILVAIALSLPTLKAKWLAR, encoded by the coding sequence ATGTTAGATTTAGTGGTAGGCACCATAACAACAGGTCTTTTATGGTCTTTGTTAGCGGTTGGTGTATTCATCACCTTCCGTGTATTAGATGTGGCTGACTTAACCGTAGAAGGTACGTTCCCAATGGGGGCGGCTATTTCCGCAATTTTAATTACTAGTGGTATGAACCCAATTCTTTCTATTTTGATTGCCGGCATTGGTGGTATGGCTGCAGGTGCTGTGACAGGATGGATTCATACAAAATTAAAGATTCCTGCATTGCTAGCTGGTATCTTAACAATGATTGCTTTATACTCCATTAATCTTCATATTATGGGGAAAGCTAATGTATCTTTGCTTCGTATGGATACAATTTATACAATTATTGGTAGCGTACTCCACACACCAAATATGTGGTCTGCAGCTATCGTAGGTGTTATCGTAGCTGTTGTAGTATGCTTATTACTATTCTGGTTCTTCGGTACAGAAATTGGTACAGCATTACGTGCAACAGGTGTTAACCCTCAAATGATTCGTGCTCAAGGTGTAAATACTGACAACATGATCGTTCTTGGTCTTTTGATTTCCAACGGTTTTGTTGGTATGTCTGGTGCATTGATTGGCCAATTCCAAGGCTTTGCCGACGTAGGTATGGGTATTGGTACTATCGTAATCGGCTTGGCTTCCGTAATTATCGGTGAGGTAGTATTTGGTACAAAATCCTTCGTACGTAGCCTCATCGCTGTAGTCCTTGGTTCTATCGTATATCGTATCGTTATTGCAGCTGTACTCTATATGGGTATGCCACCAAACGATTTGAAATTGTTCACTGCTATTCTTGTTGCCATCGCGCTTTCCTTACCTACATTGAAAGCAAAATGGTTGGCTCGTTAA
- a CDS encoding ABC transporter substrate-binding protein — MNWKKGIAVALSAISIMAMVAGCGSNTATNDQKKIGVIQLVEHPSLDAANKGFVDGLASKGYKDGENIKLDQQNAQADQSNLNSIAQRFVSDKKDLVLAIATPSAQTMANASHDIPIMGTAITDYVTAKLVQSNEHPGGNVSGTSDMTPVEKEVDLIMALVPNVKRIGAIYTSSEINSQLQVEKMKAYAATKGITVVEATVSNVNDIQQAATNLVNQDVQAIYTPTDNVLASAMANLAQITDAAKIPVFAADEGMTMTGGVATYSVDYYKLGYQTGLMAAKVLSGEAKISDLAIETQKDIKLTVNEERAKKLGITIPEALRKDMKQ; from the coding sequence ATGAACTGGAAAAAAGGTATTGCAGTAGCACTTAGTGCTATCTCTATTATGGCAATGGTAGCTGGTTGCGGTTCCAATACAGCAACTAATGATCAAAAGAAAATCGGTGTTATTCAATTGGTAGAACATCCATCCCTTGATGCTGCTAACAAAGGGTTTGTTGATGGCCTTGCATCTAAAGGTTATAAAGATGGAGAGAACATTAAATTAGACCAACAAAATGCTCAAGCCGACCAATCTAATTTGAATAGTATTGCTCAACGCTTTGTATCTGATAAAAAGGATTTGGTATTAGCCATCGCAACGCCATCAGCACAAACTATGGCAAACGCATCTCATGATATTCCTATCATGGGGACTGCTATTACAGATTACGTAACAGCAAAACTCGTTCAATCTAATGAACATCCAGGTGGTAATGTATCTGGTACATCTGATATGACACCTGTAGAAAAAGAAGTTGACCTTATTATGGCATTGGTACCAAATGTAAAACGTATTGGTGCAATTTATACATCTTCTGAAATCAACTCCCAACTTCAAGTTGAAAAAATGAAAGCTTATGCAGCTACTAAAGGTATCACTGTTGTAGAAGCAACTGTATCCAACGTAAACGATATTCAACAAGCGGCTACAAATCTTGTAAACCAAGATGTACAAGCTATTTATACACCAACTGATAATGTGTTGGCATCTGCTATGGCTAACTTAGCTCAAATTACTGATGCTGCTAAAATTCCAGTATTTGCTGCCGATGAAGGTATGACAATGACTGGTGGTGTGGCAACATATTCTGTTGACTACTATAAATTAGGTTATCAAACTGGTTTAATGGCTGCAAAAGTGCTTTCTGGTGAAGCTAAAATTTCTGATTTAGCCATTGAAACACAAAAAGATATTAAGTTAACTGTTAATGAAGAACGTGCTAAAAAATTAGGTATCACAATTCCTGAAGCACTTCGTAAAGATATGAAACAATAG
- a CDS encoding ABC transporter substrate-binding protein, with product MNLKKGIALALTAAALMAFTGCGSNGTTSNGEYKVGVVQLVEHPALDAANKGFVDALKEKGLADKITFDQQNAQADQSNLNSIAQRFVSDRKNLILAIATPAAQSMANATHDIPILGTAITDYEAAKLVKSNEHPGGNVSGTSDMNPVEQQVDLILKVLPNAKTIGTIYSSSEVNSQIQVEKMKAYAATKGIKVEEVTVSNVNDIQQAAQNLVSQHVDAIYVPTDNVVASAMSNLVAITDPAKIPVFGGEDNHVKGGAVMSLSVDYYKLGYQTGLMAAKILTGEAKIEDMPIEMQKEFKLVVSKDKLQKLGITLPEELMNKATMI from the coding sequence ATGAATTTAAAAAAAGGTATTGCCCTAGCGCTCACGGCGGCAGCATTAATGGCATTTACAGGCTGTGGCTCCAATGGAACAACATCTAATGGTGAATACAAGGTTGGCGTAGTACAACTGGTAGAACATCCTGCACTTGATGCAGCAAACAAAGGTTTTGTTGATGCTCTAAAAGAAAAGGGCTTAGCTGATAAAATCACCTTTGACCAACAGAATGCACAAGCAGATCAATCTAATTTGAACAGCATTGCACAGCGTTTTGTATCTGATCGTAAAAACTTAATTTTAGCGATTGCTACACCAGCAGCTCAATCTATGGCGAATGCAACTCACGATATTCCAATCTTGGGTACTGCTATTACTGATTATGAAGCAGCTAAACTTGTTAAATCTAATGAACATCCTGGCGGCAATGTATCTGGTACATCTGATATGAACCCTGTAGAACAACAAGTTGATTTAATTTTAAAAGTATTACCAAATGCTAAGACAATTGGTACTATTTATAGCTCTAGTGAAGTAAACTCTCAAATTCAAGTCGAGAAAATGAAAGCTTACGCAGCTACAAAAGGTATTAAGGTTGAAGAGGTTACCGTTTCTAATGTAAACGATATTCAACAAGCAGCACAAAATCTTGTATCTCAACATGTAGATGCAATTTATGTACCAACAGATAATGTTGTAGCTTCTGCGATGAGCAATCTTGTAGCGATTACCGATCCAGCAAAAATTCCTGTGTTTGGCGGCGAAGATAACCACGTAAAAGGTGGTGCTGTAATGTCCTTGTCCGTAGATTACTACAAACTTGGATACCAAACAGGTTTAATGGCAGCTAAAATTTTAACTGGTGAAGCTAAAATTGAAGATATGCCTATTGAAATGCAAAAAGAATTTAAATTAGTTGTAAGTAAAGATAAATTACAAAAATTGGGCATCACATTACCAGAAGAATTGATGAACAAAGCAACTATGATTTAA
- a CDS encoding aminopeptidase, giving the protein MERKYAWHNYDDATMEKVYALSDTYRQFLDNGKTERECVVQAVEFAEAKGYVNLKDIIKSNTPIKAGDKIYYTHMDKSIALFNIGTDDIELGMNILGAHIDSPRIDVKQNPQYEDSNLVFWDTHYYGGIKKYHWVAMPLAIHGVVVKTDGTRININIGDKENDPVFCITDLLPHLGQEQMQKNAAKVIEGEALDLLIGSRPVKDEEKEGVTKFINNLLEKEYGFVERDLLSAELEIVPAGKARDMGFDRSMVMAYGQDDRVCAYTSLVAMLEVDNVKRTTCCLLVDKEEIGSVGATGMQSRFFENAVAEVLTLMGKPNSVSVRRTLENSRMLSSDVSAGYDPLYASAFEKKNASYLGMGVVFNKFTGSRGKSGSNDANAEYMGFIRRVMESNNVTYQTAELGKVDLGGGGTIAYIMALYGMNVIDCGVAVLSMHAPWEVTSKADIYEAKQCYVAFLNAADESI; this is encoded by the coding sequence ATGGAACGTAAATATGCTTGGCATAATTATGATGATGCCACAATGGAAAAGGTATATGCCTTAAGTGATACATATCGTCAATTTTTAGATAATGGTAAAACAGAACGTGAATGCGTTGTACAAGCTGTTGAATTTGCAGAAGCTAAAGGATATGTAAACTTAAAAGATATTATTAAATCCAATACACCAATTAAAGCAGGTGACAAGATTTATTACACACATATGGATAAATCCATTGCTTTATTTAACATTGGTACCGATGATATTGAGTTGGGTATGAATATTTTAGGTGCTCATATTGACTCTCCACGTATCGATGTAAAGCAAAACCCACAATATGAAGATAGTAATTTAGTGTTTTGGGATACACATTACTATGGGGGCATTAAGAAATACCACTGGGTTGCTATGCCTCTTGCTATTCATGGCGTTGTAGTTAAAACAGATGGCACACGTATCAACATTAATATTGGTGATAAAGAAAATGACCCTGTATTCTGCATTACTGACTTGTTACCTCATTTGGGCCAAGAACAAATGCAAAAGAATGCAGCAAAGGTAATTGAAGGGGAGGCCCTCGATTTACTTATCGGCAGTCGTCCTGTAAAAGATGAAGAAAAAGAAGGGGTTACGAAATTTATTAATAACCTCCTTGAAAAAGAATATGGCTTCGTAGAACGTGATTTGTTATCTGCAGAGCTTGAAATCGTACCAGCAGGAAAAGCTCGTGATATGGGCTTTGACCGCTCCATGGTTATGGCTTATGGTCAAGATGATCGCGTTTGTGCGTATACATCTTTAGTGGCTATGCTTGAGGTAGACAATGTAAAACGTACGACTTGTTGTTTGCTTGTAGATAAAGAGGAAATAGGTTCTGTGGGCGCTACTGGTATGCAATCTCGTTTCTTTGAAAATGCAGTAGCAGAAGTGCTTACCCTTATGGGAAAACCTAACTCTGTAAGTGTACGACGTACATTGGAAAATTCTCGTATGTTATCTTCCGACGTTAGTGCTGGCTATGATCCGCTATATGCATCTGCTTTCGAAAAGAAAAATGCATCTTACCTAGGTATGGGTGTTGTATTCAATAAATTTACTGGTTCTCGTGGTAAATCTGGTTCCAATGATGCGAATGCTGAATATATGGGCTTTATTCGTCGTGTCATGGAATCTAATAATGTAACATATCAAACTGCAGAGCTTGGTAAGGTTGACCTTGGCGGTGGTGGTACCATTGCGTACATCATGGCCTTATACGGTATGAATGTTATCGACTGTGGCGTAGCCGTGCTTAGCATGCATGCTCCATGGGAGGTTACGTCTAAGGCGGATATTTACGAGGCTAAACAATGCTATGTTGCATTCTTAAATGCAGCTGATGAATCAATCTAA
- a CDS encoding 3'-5' exonuclease, producing the protein MNYIVFDLEWNQPYSNDISFMKRTKMPLTGEIIQIGAVKLNEKMDIVDHFTMFIKPQYLPRMHKHVRELTGITSRELDHGVPFKTAMQYFQNWCGDEYMLLSWGSDDILILRENLMLHRMKALSYDQWVDAQMIYSYQRYGTSQQYSVAHAMEDLNISTEHLSAHNALHDAVFTAHICQKLDIPQGILHYDQIRKESSNPFLYPPILTFFMYENFPEKKRIVHDRRVRLSFCPYCQTRLEMTRPERLQGDKHLAIGVCPKHGDFAVQLKVGKYTIKSGSTKFYVTKVLTHCTDEIRSLYTKKSEINREKELKYLEFRKAELEKDRQK; encoded by the coding sequence ATGAACTATATTGTATTTGATTTAGAGTGGAATCAGCCCTATAGCAACGACATTAGCTTTATGAAGCGCACAAAAATGCCGTTAACAGGGGAAATCATTCAAATCGGAGCGGTAAAACTGAATGAAAAGATGGACATTGTAGATCATTTTACAATGTTCATCAAACCACAATATCTGCCACGGATGCACAAACATGTTCGTGAATTGACTGGTATTACATCTCGAGAGCTCGATCATGGTGTGCCATTTAAGACTGCTATGCAGTACTTTCAAAACTGGTGTGGTGATGAGTATATGCTGTTATCTTGGGGCTCTGATGACATTCTCATATTGCGTGAAAATCTGATGCTTCATAGGATGAAAGCGTTATCCTATGATCAATGGGTTGATGCACAGATGATTTATTCCTATCAACGATATGGTACAAGTCAACAGTATTCTGTAGCTCATGCCATGGAGGATCTTAATATATCTACCGAGCATTTATCAGCTCATAATGCGTTACATGATGCTGTGTTTACGGCACATATATGTCAAAAATTAGATATACCACAAGGTATTTTACATTATGATCAAATTCGAAAGGAAAGCAGTAATCCTTTCTTATATCCACCGATTCTGACATTTTTTATGTATGAAAACTTCCCTGAGAAGAAACGTATCGTTCATGATAGACGGGTTCGATTATCGTTCTGTCCATATTGTCAGACACGGTTAGAAATGACTAGGCCTGAACGATTACAAGGGGACAAGCATCTCGCCATCGGCGTTTGTCCTAAACACGGTGACTTTGCGGTGCAATTAAAAGTTGGAAAATATACGATTAAGTCCGGTAGTACTAAATTCTACGTTACAAAGGTATTGACCCATTGTACGGACGAAATTCGTTCTCTATATACTAAGAAGTCTGAAATCAATCGAGAAAAAGAGCTGAAATATTTAGAATTTCGCAAGGCGGAACTTGAAAAGGACCGCCAAAAATAA
- a CDS encoding glycosyltransferase family 9 protein yields the protein MELDYKRIVVTFLMHLGDVILTTPFFEVLRKAAPHSHITYVIDEKLQQVMQYNPNIDELIVVDKKGRHNSISGLNEIAREINKKGKPDIVINLHPNERTSYLAWKIHAPITTGMSHFLFRPFMTKYTRLDRKTRHAADMYINVLEQLGVTDISNSGLHIETSEAWRREAQEFYASQGLTDSDKLIGFNIGSAVPEKRWPAERFAHVADYFGHLGYKTVFFGGPMDLEMVQPVVEHMETKPIVATGKFQLGPLAAAMSRCNLLITNDSGPMHVAISQHVPIVALYGPSNPFFYGPYQARAIVLETMDSYEIGKSMKKIIKEGNYKGLSVISEEQVIKAAETLLSESK from the coding sequence ATGGAACTCGATTATAAACGCATTGTGGTCACCTTTCTTATGCATTTGGGAGACGTTATATTAACAACTCCTTTTTTTGAAGTGCTTCGAAAAGCTGCGCCACATAGTCATATTACATATGTAATAGATGAAAAACTACAACAAGTAATGCAATATAATCCAAATATTGATGAACTCATTGTAGTTGATAAAAAAGGGCGTCACAATAGTATTTCCGGACTTAATGAGATTGCTCGTGAGATTAATAAAAAAGGGAAACCTGATATCGTTATTAATTTACATCCCAATGAACGCACATCTTATTTGGCATGGAAAATTCATGCCCCTATTACAACGGGGATGAGTCATTTTCTATTTAGACCATTTATGACAAAGTATACGCGCTTAGATCGTAAAACTCGTCATGCTGCAGATATGTACATCAATGTACTAGAACAATTAGGGGTAACCGATATTTCAAACTCTGGTCTACACATTGAAACCAGTGAAGCATGGCGCCGTGAGGCTCAGGAGTTTTATGCTAGCCAAGGTTTAACAGATAGTGATAAGCTTATTGGGTTTAACATTGGTAGTGCTGTTCCTGAGAAACGTTGGCCTGCTGAACGATTTGCTCATGTAGCAGATTACTTTGGTCATTTAGGGTATAAAACAGTATTCTTTGGTGGTCCTATGGATCTTGAAATGGTACAGCCTGTAGTGGAACACATGGAAACTAAACCAATTGTGGCTACTGGTAAGTTCCAATTAGGTCCTTTAGCTGCAGCTATGAGCCGTTGTAATCTGTTGATTACGAACGACTCGGGTCCAATGCATGTGGCGATTAGTCAACATGTGCCAATCGTGGCGCTTTACGGACCGTCTAATCCATTCTTTTATGGTCCATATCAAGCGCGTGCTATCGTTTTGGAAACGATGGACTCATACGAGATTGGTAAAAGTATGAAAAAAATTATTAAAGAAGGAAATTATAAAGGGTTATCCGTAATTTCTGAAGAACAGGTTATTAAAGCAGCGGAAACGTTGCTTTCAGAATCGAAATAA
- a CDS encoding glycosyltransferase family 9 protein, with the protein MKDYKNILIIKMSSLGDVIHALPTLYAVRKNWPNAHITWAIHEQFASLLPGTPWVDDVIIIDKKQLKKPAYLWQLRKELHSRHFDMTLDLQCIAKSAIVSLLSGAPEKYGYWELREGSNLVNKALVGEHKYDHVIERYLDTVRALGGDVDSIEFPMPAYVDAEKSVKEKLACHGVDEDYIVVVPGARWIIKEWPLLNFGELCIRLCESGKKVVIAGASDDAEKGAFIENYVKNKNLVNLVGSTTMPELIELIRHCEIFISADTGPLHIANAFKRPLIALFGTTSPKRTGPYGGSHVHLIISPTSKATPEQPLVDDPDCMAQIPVDAVWSVYEQVLGKEL; encoded by the coding sequence ATGAAAGATTACAAGAATATACTCATCATAAAGATGAGTTCCTTAGGTGATGTGATTCATGCATTACCTACCTTGTATGCAGTGCGTAAAAATTGGCCTAATGCGCATATTACATGGGCTATTCATGAGCAATTTGCTAGCCTCCTGCCAGGTACACCATGGGTAGATGATGTCATCATTATCGACAAGAAACAACTTAAAAAGCCTGCCTATTTATGGCAATTACGTAAGGAGTTACATAGTCGTCACTTTGATATGACATTGGACTTACAATGTATTGCGAAGAGCGCCATTGTATCTCTACTATCTGGGGCTCCTGAGAAATATGGTTACTGGGAGCTTCGGGAAGGTAGTAATTTAGTCAATAAAGCTCTAGTAGGTGAGCATAAATACGACCATGTCATTGAACGCTATTTAGATACTGTTCGAGCGCTTGGTGGTGACGTAGATAGTATAGAATTTCCTATGCCTGCCTACGTAGATGCGGAGAAGTCCGTAAAAGAGAAGTTAGCCTGTCATGGCGTTGACGAAGATTATATAGTTGTTGTTCCTGGAGCTCGCTGGATTATTAAGGAGTGGCCTTTACTTAACTTTGGAGAGCTATGTATCCGTTTATGTGAATCTGGTAAAAAAGTCGTTATTGCCGGCGCTTCTGATGATGCAGAAAAAGGAGCTTTCATAGAAAACTATGTAAAAAATAAGAATCTCGTCAATTTAGTAGGATCTACGACTATGCCAGAATTGATTGAGTTGATTCGACATTGTGAAATTTTCATCAGTGCTGATACGGGCCCGTTGCATATTGCTAATGCCTTTAAGCGCCCTTTGATTGCACTATTTGGAACCACATCTCCGAAACGAACTGGTCCATACGGAGGCAGTCATGTACATCTGATTATTTCACCCACATCAAAGGCTACGCCTGAGCAGCCGCTCGTAGATGATCCGGATTGTATGGCTCAAATTCCAGTAGATGCAGTATGGTCAGTATATGAACAAGTACTTGGAAAGGAACTGTAA
- a CDS encoding D-glycero-alpha-D-manno-heptose-1,7-bisphosphate 7-phosphatase, which produces MRKVLFLDRDGVINKDVSYLYKISDLEWVDGAKEALAYAYGKGYDLIVVTNQSGVARGYYKESDVQILHDHMAHELDRSGAPILHFYYCPHHKEGSVPLYAVDCECRKPKPGMVNQAIKDYDVDPKSSFLIGDSQRDVDAAEAAGVKGYLFTGTNLLDFIKTII; this is translated from the coding sequence ATGCGCAAAGTATTATTTTTAGATCGCGATGGTGTTATCAACAAAGATGTTAGCTATCTATATAAAATCAGTGATTTAGAGTGGGTAGATGGTGCTAAAGAGGCACTAGCTTATGCGTATGGCAAGGGCTATGACCTCATTGTAGTGACCAATCAAAGTGGGGTCGCTCGAGGTTATTATAAGGAATCTGATGTTCAGATTTTACATGACCATATGGCTCATGAACTAGATCGCAGCGGGGCGCCGATTTTACATTTCTATTATTGTCCTCATCATAAAGAAGGATCTGTACCTCTTTATGCTGTCGATTGTGAATGCAGAAAGCCAAAGCCTGGCATGGTTAATCAAGCTATTAAGGATTATGATGTAGATCCTAAATCTAGTTTTCTTATTGGCGATAGTCAGCGCGATGTTGATGCTGCAGAAGCAGCTGGTGTAAAAGGATATCTATTTACAGGTACAAATCTGTTAGATTTTATTAAGACTATTATTTAG
- the rfaD gene encoding ADP-glyceromanno-heptose 6-epimerase, protein MIIVTGGAGFIGSNIVKALNDRGRTDILIVDDLTDGRKIRNIQNLEFLDYIDCDDFDCAIADGTFDVGPIEVVFHEGACADTMEYNGKYMMKNNYEGSKNLFHYCQDRRIPFIYASSASTYGNGTNGFVEKPEAEEALNPYAYSKLLFDRYVRKYEGEYTAQVVGLRYFNVYGPNEAHKDKMASLVRQMFYKNKETGIINLFEGTDGYEDGGQTRDFIYVKDVVNVNFYFWEHPEISGTFNCGTGNAHSFNQFMQAVIDYNGKGKIEYIPFPEVLKGKYQSFTEADTTKLLAAGYDKGFHKMEDAVKEYCELLDNNEGYLR, encoded by the coding sequence ATGATTATCGTTACAGGCGGTGCTGGTTTTATCGGCAGTAATATTGTGAAAGCATTAAATGACCGTGGTCGTACAGATATTCTTATTGTTGATGACCTTACTGATGGTCGTAAAATCCGAAATATTCAAAATTTAGAATTCTTGGATTATATCGATTGTGATGATTTTGATTGTGCTATTGCTGATGGTACATTTGATGTAGGTCCTATCGAAGTAGTGTTCCACGAAGGTGCTTGTGCGGACACAATGGAATATAATGGCAAATACATGATGAAGAACAACTATGAAGGTTCTAAAAATCTATTCCACTATTGCCAAGACCGTCGCATTCCATTCATTTATGCATCCTCTGCATCTACATATGGTAATGGTACAAATGGTTTCGTAGAAAAACCAGAAGCTGAGGAAGCCCTCAATCCATATGCGTACTCCAAATTGTTGTTTGACCGTTATGTGCGTAAATATGAAGGTGAATATACAGCTCAAGTAGTAGGCTTACGTTACTTTAACGTATATGGTCCTAATGAGGCTCATAAAGATAAAATGGCTTCCTTAGTTCGTCAAATGTTCTACAAAAATAAAGAAACTGGTATTATCAATCTATTTGAAGGTACAGATGGCTACGAAGACGGTGGTCAAACACGTGACTTTATTTATGTTAAAGACGTAGTTAATGTAAACTTCTATTTCTGGGAACACCCTGAAATCTCTGGTACTTTCAACTGTGGTACAGGTAATGCTCATAGCTTTAACCAATTTATGCAAGCTGTTATTGACTATAACGGTAAAGGCAAAATTGAATACATTCCATTCCCAGAGGTATTAAAAGGCAAATACCAAAGCTTTACAGAGGCTGATACTACTAAATTATTGGCTGCTGGTTATGATAAAGGGTTCCATAAAATGGAAGACGCTGTTAAAGAATATTGTGAATTACTCGATAATAACGAAGGGTATTTACGTTAA
- the rfaE1 gene encoding D-glycero-beta-D-manno-heptose-7-phosphate kinase, translated as MINATINQFLTKQLPNLKIAVIGDVMVDRYVFGDVSRISPEAPVPVNRVAKMKEVLGGAGNVASNLSNLDCTVYLGAIAGNDDHGRLLQQLLDADKIDTTGLLTSDDRSTITKMRILGDRQQMMRLDFETITDLTIHEEQKLSTWLENLCKAGIDGIVVSDYGKGVCTPTLLKKIFSLAKEYGVQTIVDPKGSDWSKYNGATCITPNVKELGECVGRKLENDDTTIVEAAKSVLANVDLEYIVATRSAKGITVIAKDGRTWHNPATQQEVFDVSGAGDTVVSMMMTCLASGLSMRLALHIANGAAGIVVSKVGTYPIHRSELLDLWHSYKHSVQSKPLYTKEEMKQLITQWQNKGETVVFTNGCFDILHRGHITYLQEAAQLGDHLIIGLNSDASVRRLKGETRPIVSEEDRAALLSALRCIDGVVLFEEDTPAELLAYLRPNTLVKGGDYKIEDIIGRESVDHVEVLSFKEGYSTSDIVGKIATMAKEGKL; from the coding sequence ATGATAAATGCTACCATTAATCAATTTTTAACAAAGCAACTACCAAATTTAAAGATTGCCGTTATAGGTGATGTTATGGTAGATCGTTATGTTTTTGGTGATGTAAGTCGTATTTCTCCAGAGGCACCGGTTCCTGTTAACCGCGTGGCAAAGATGAAAGAAGTGCTTGGCGGTGCTGGTAATGTTGCGTCGAACTTATCAAATTTAGATTGCACAGTATATCTTGGTGCTATTGCCGGTAATGATGACCATGGTCGTTTATTACAACAGTTACTTGATGCAGATAAGATTGATACAACAGGTTTATTGACGAGCGACGATCGATCTACTATTACTAAGATGCGCATCTTAGGTGATCGTCAGCAGATGATGCGCTTAGATTTTGAAACCATAACAGATTTGACAATCCATGAAGAACAGAAACTATCTACATGGTTGGAAAATCTCTGTAAAGCGGGTATCGATGGCATTGTTGTTTCTGACTATGGTAAAGGTGTTTGTACACCGACATTGCTAAAAAAGATCTTTAGTTTAGCTAAGGAGTATGGCGTACAAACAATCGTAGACCCTAAGGGTTCTGATTGGTCTAAATATAATGGAGCCACATGTATTACACCGAATGTAAAAGAGCTAGGTGAATGTGTAGGCCGTAAATTAGAAAATGATGATACCACTATTGTTGAAGCTGCTAAGTCAGTACTGGCTAATGTTGATTTAGAGTACATTGTGGCTACACGGTCTGCTAAGGGGATTACTGTTATCGCAAAGGACGGCCGTACATGGCATAATCCGGCCACACAACAAGAGGTCTTTGATGTAAGTGGTGCAGGCGATACTGTTGTATCCATGATGATGACATGCCTTGCCAGTGGCCTATCTATGCGTTTAGCCTTACATATTGCTAATGGCGCTGCAGGCATCGTCGTATCTAAGGTTGGAACATATCCAATTCATCGTTCTGAATTACTGGATTTATGGCATTCTTATAAGCATAGTGTTCAATCGAAGCCTTTATACACAAAGGAAGAGATGAAGCAGCTTATTACACAATGGCAAAATAAGGGTGAAACTGTTGTGTTTACAAATGGTTGTTTTGACATTCTTCATCGTGGGCATATTACGTATCTACAAGAGGCTGCTCAGTTAGGTGATCATCTAATTATTGGTTTAAATTCCGATGCTTCTGTTAGACGCCTAAAGGGTGAAACACGTCCCATCGTAAGTGAAGAGGATAGAGCAGCATTATTAAGTGCGTTGCGCTGTATAGATGGTGTGGTTTTATTCGAAGAGGATACACCAGCTGAACTATTAGCTTATTTGCGTCCTAATACGCTAGTTAAGGGCGGCGATTATAAGATAGAAGATATTATTGGACGTGAGTCCGTAGATCATGTAGAGGTGCTTTCATTTAAAGAAGGTTACTCTACATCAGATATCGTAGGGAAAATAGCTACTATGGCTAAGGAGGGTAAATTATGA